From Miscanthus floridulus cultivar M001 chromosome 15, ASM1932011v1, whole genome shotgun sequence, the proteins below share one genomic window:
- the LOC136506558 gene encoding rho GTPase-activating protein 2-like gives MTGVVVVSSAGCKGGSGVGKRAAAGGGGGGEEERRRRVAVLELLLAAVRRSVVACRVERGAAGAGWPAREEEEEDAAVVLGEMEIGWPTNVRHVAHVTFDRFHGFLGLPVEFEHEMPCRVPSASASVFGVSAESMQCTYDGKGNSVPTILLLMQERLYAQEGLKAEGIFRINPENDQEEHVRDQLNKGVVPEDIDVHCLASLIKAWFRELPEGVLDGLSPEQVLQCNSEGEFLELVTMLRPTQAALLNWAVELMSDVVEEEELNKMNARNIAMVFAPNMTQMSDPLTALMHAVQVMNFLKTLILRTLRERDDAATGEEYTPYSSPASSSQHDDAKCCYGSERDMDRSCELSDMHSQISKSGRHADYLVRYNTCFDSEQEVDDHLSEVEEGFLRRLERGLEADRPEESTREHYKIISEVMAVEDAELKAETKAVEKGIQNEEVAEQL, from the exons ATGACGGGGGTGGTGGTGGTTTCCAGCGCGGGGTGCAAGGGTGGCAGCGGCGTGGGGAAGagggccgccgccggcggcggaggtggcggggaagaggagcggcggcggcgggtggcggTGCTGGAGCTGCTGCTCGCGGCCGTCCGGCGCTCCGTGGTGGCGTGCCGAGTGGAGCGCGGGGCCGCCGGAGccgggtggccggcgagggaggaggaggaggaggacgcggcGGTGGTGCTCGGGGAGATGGAGATCGGCTGGCCGACGAACGTCCGCCATGTCGCCCACGTTACGTTCGACCGCTTCCACGGCTTCCTCGGCCTCCCCGTCGAGTTCGAGCATGAGATGCCCTGTCGCGTGCCCAGCGCCAG CGCCAGCGTTTTCGGTGTCTCGGCTGAATCAATGCAATGCACGTATGATGGCAAGGGAAATTCAGTCCCCACGATATTGCTTCTCATGCAGGAGAGGCTGTATGCCCAGGAGGGGCTGAAG GCTGAGGGTATCTTTCGTATCAATCCGGAGAACGACCAAGAGGAGCACGTGAGGGACCAGCTGAATAAAGGAGTTGTACCTGAGGACATTGATGTTCACTGCTTGGCCAGCCTGATTAAG GCATGGTTCAGGGAACTTCCAGAAGGTGTCCTCGATGGCCTCTCCCCTGAGCAAGTGCTTCAATGCAACTCTGAAGGGGAGTTCCTTGAGCTTGTGACGATGTTGCGCCCCACTCAGGCAGCACTCCTCAATTGGGCTGTCGAGCTGATGTCTGATgttgtcgaagaagaggagctcaACAAGATGAATGCTAGGAACATAGCCATGGTGTTTGCCCCCAACATGACACAG ATGTCAGATCCATTGACAGCCCTGATGCATGCCGTCCAagtcatgaactttctcaagacaCTGATCTTGAGGACACTTCGGGAGCGTGATGATGCAGCCACCGGAGAAGAGTACACACCATACTCATCTCCAGCATCATCCAGTCAGCATGATGACGCCAAATGCTGCTATGGCAGCGAGCGGGACATGGACCGGAGCTGTGAGCTGAGTGACATGCACAGCCAGATCAGCAAGTCTGGGCGACATGCAGACTATCTCGTACGCTACAACACCTGTTTTGATAGCGAACAAGAAGTCGACGACCATCTGAGTGAAGTTGAAGAAGGTTTCTTGCGTCGCTTGGAGCGTGGTCTTGAAGCAGACAGACCAGAGGAAAGCACACGAGAGCACTACAAAATAATCTCGGAGGTCATGGCCGTGGAGGATGCTGAGCTGAAAGCTGAAACCAAAGCAGTGGAGAAGGGCATACAGAATGAAGAGGTTGCAGAACAACTATAA
- the LOC136506557 gene encoding VIN3-like protein 1 isoform X1, producing MWPGSGLINVPATLDFFQHLSYFRLGSGVITNVCNAASAPEENRPAGDSNTISENAQESLSSLPEQESNDASVNTEKKEPGISKCKSVEEIPKTVTVKRCKNIDSKKVSSNNNNNPSFTGSPALKKQPTKGGHLFQLCENGMSQDTKPPSTRTCINSACKAVFNSDNAFCKRCSCCICHGFDDNKDPSLWLVCSSETGDQDCCGSSCHIECALKHRKAGCIELGQSIQLDGNYCCAACGKVIGILGFWKRQLVVAKDARRVDNLCSRIYLSHRLLDGTTRFKELHQIVEDAKAKLESEVGPLDGTSSKMARGIVGRLPVAADVQKLCSLAIEKADEWLISNIQSEAKQNDTLPSACRFKFEDITASSLVLVLKEAVSSQYHTIKGYKLWYWNSREAPYTGEPAVFPKDQRRILISNLQPCTEYSFRIISFTEDGELGHSESKIFTKSVEIIHKNTEHGAEGCSSSAKRAGKRQNVRSLGFQVRQLGNVFRKAQTEENGYPSALCKDEIEDSCDQSDSVIPDKDQVPRGASRKLDLNETSVPDLNAEVVMPTECCQNENGCSSGKNAFTKSNGCGDSETCAEGHVGDAPAMESRSQSHKQASDLEQETCVDDSNLVARAARLFAPKLGQLDDNYEYCVKIIRWLECSGLIEKDFRMKFLTWFSLRSTEQERRVVITFIRTLIDEPSSLAAQLLDSFEEIVATKRLRTGFCTKLWH from the exons ATGTGGCCTGGATCAGGCCTAATTAATGTGCCTGCGACACTTGATTTTTTTCAGCACCTGAGTTACTTTCGACTTGGGTCAGGCG TGATAACAAATGTTTGTAATGCGGCAAGCGCACCTGAAGAAAATAGGCCTGCTGGTGACAGCAACACCATTTCGGAAAATGCCCAGGAATCATTGAGTTCTTTACCAGAACAAGAGTCAAATGATGCTAGTGTTAACACAGAAAAGAAAGAACCTGGCATTTCAAAATGCAAATCGGTGGAAGAAATACCAAAAACAGTGACCGTAAAGAGGTGCAAGAACATTGATTCAAAGAAAGTCTCCTCAAATAACAATAATAATCCAAGCTTTACTGGCAGTCCAGCTCTGAAAAAGCAGCCGACAAAGGGGGGCCATCTTTTTCAACTATGTGAAAATGGAATGTCTCAAGACACAAAGCCTCCTAGCACAAGGACATGCATAAATTCAGCGTGCAAAGCTGTCTTCAACTCAGATAATGCATTTTGTAAGAGGTGTTCATGTTGTATTTGCCATGGTTTTGATGATAACAAAGATCCTAGCCTTTGGCTGGTATGCTCATCAGAGACTGGTGATCAGGATTGCTGTGGATCATCCTGCCACATTGAGTGCGCACTCAAGCACCGAAAGGCAGGATGCATAGAACTTGGACAATCTATACAGCTTGATGGTAACTACTGCTGTGCTGCATGTGGCAAGGTTATTGGAATACTTGG GTTCTGGAAGAGGCAGCTGGTAGTTGCTAAAGATGCTCGTAGAGTTGATAATCTCTGTTCCCGCATATATCTGAGTCATAGACTTTTGGATGGCACAACACGCTTTAAAGAGTTGCATCAGATCGTAGAGGATGCAAAAGCAAAGTTGGAAAGTGAAGTTGGCCCCCTTGATGGTACGTCATCCAAGATGGCTCGTGGTATTGTAGGCCGGCTGCCTGTTGCCGCTGATGTGCAGAAACTTTGCTCTTTAGCAATTGAAAAAGCTGATGAGTGGCTTATTTCAAACATTCAATCTGAAGCAAAACAAAATG ATACACTCCCATCTGCCTGCAGGTTTAAATTTGAAGATATTACAGCTTCATCTTTGGTGTTGGTTCTCAAGGAAGCTGTTTCCTCGCAGTATCATACTATCAAAGGCTATAAACTCTGGTATTGGAATAGCAGAGAAGCGCCTTACACAGGGGAGCCTGCTGTTTTCCCCAAAGACCAAAGAAGGATTCTTATATCCAATCTGCAGCCCTGCACAGAGTATTCCTTCCGTATTATTTCATTTACTGAGGATGGTGAACTGGGCCATTCTGAATCAAAGATCTTTACCAAGAGTGTGGAAATTATTCATAAGAACACAGAGCACGGAGCAGAAGGTTGCTCATCCTCTGCCAAGAGAGCTGGTAAGAGACAAAATGTTAGGTCATTAGGCTTCCAGGTGCGTCAGCTGGGTAATGTATTCCGAAAAGCACAAACTGAGGAGAATGGGTACCCCAGTGCATTGTGTAAAGATGAGATTGAAGATTCATGTGATCAGAGTGATTCTGTGATACCAGATAAGGACCAGGTTCCACGTGGCGCCTCCCGCAAGCTCGATCTCAATGAGACCTCAGTCCCAGACCTAAATGCAGAGGTAGTCATGCCAACAGAGTGCTGCCAGAATGAGAACGGCTGTAGTTCTGGGAAGAATGCATTCACAAAGTCGAATGGTTGTGGTGACTCTGAAACTTGTGCGGAGGGGCATGTAGGGGATGCACCAGCCATGGAATCCCGGTCTCAGAGTCACAAGCAGGCATCAGATTTGGAGCAGGAGACCTGTGTTGATGACAGCAATTTGGTGGCTCGTGCAGCTAGGCTCTTCGCACCGAAGTTAGGCCAGTTAGATGACAACTATGAGTACTGTGTGAAGATTATACGTTGGTTGGAATGTTCCGGCCTCATTGAGAAGGATTTCAGGATGAAATTTCTAACCTGGTTCAGTCTGCGATCGACAGAGCAGGAGCGGAGAGTTGTTATCACCTTCATCCGCACCCTGATTGATGAACCCAGTAGTTTGGCTGCGCAGCTGTTGGATTCCTTTGAAGAAATTGTTGCCACTAAGAGGCTAAGAACTGGTTTCTGTACTAAGTTGTGGCACTAA
- the LOC136506557 gene encoding VIN3-like protein 1 isoform X2 yields the protein MAASGGDAPELPVITNVCNAASAPEENRPAGDSNTISENAQESLSSLPEQESNDASVNTEKKEPGISKCKSVEEIPKTVTVKRCKNIDSKKVSSNNNNNPSFTGSPALKKQPTKGGHLFQLCENGMSQDTKPPSTRTCINSACKAVFNSDNAFCKRCSCCICHGFDDNKDPSLWLVCSSETGDQDCCGSSCHIECALKHRKAGCIELGQSIQLDGNYCCAACGKVIGILGFWKRQLVVAKDARRVDNLCSRIYLSHRLLDGTTRFKELHQIVEDAKAKLESEVGPLDGTSSKMARGIVGRLPVAADVQKLCSLAIEKADEWLISNIQSEAKQNDTLPSACRFKFEDITASSLVLVLKEAVSSQYHTIKGYKLWYWNSREAPYTGEPAVFPKDQRRILISNLQPCTEYSFRIISFTEDGELGHSESKIFTKSVEIIHKNTEHGAEGCSSSAKRAGKRQNVRSLGFQVRQLGNVFRKAQTEENGYPSALCKDEIEDSCDQSDSVIPDKDQVPRGASRKLDLNETSVPDLNAEVVMPTECCQNENGCSSGKNAFTKSNGCGDSETCAEGHVGDAPAMESRSQSHKQASDLEQETCVDDSNLVARAARLFAPKLGQLDDNYEYCVKIIRWLECSGLIEKDFRMKFLTWFSLRSTEQERRVVITFIRTLIDEPSSLAAQLLDSFEEIVATKRLRTGFCTKLWH from the exons TGATAACAAATGTTTGTAATGCGGCAAGCGCACCTGAAGAAAATAGGCCTGCTGGTGACAGCAACACCATTTCGGAAAATGCCCAGGAATCATTGAGTTCTTTACCAGAACAAGAGTCAAATGATGCTAGTGTTAACACAGAAAAGAAAGAACCTGGCATTTCAAAATGCAAATCGGTGGAAGAAATACCAAAAACAGTGACCGTAAAGAGGTGCAAGAACATTGATTCAAAGAAAGTCTCCTCAAATAACAATAATAATCCAAGCTTTACTGGCAGTCCAGCTCTGAAAAAGCAGCCGACAAAGGGGGGCCATCTTTTTCAACTATGTGAAAATGGAATGTCTCAAGACACAAAGCCTCCTAGCACAAGGACATGCATAAATTCAGCGTGCAAAGCTGTCTTCAACTCAGATAATGCATTTTGTAAGAGGTGTTCATGTTGTATTTGCCATGGTTTTGATGATAACAAAGATCCTAGCCTTTGGCTGGTATGCTCATCAGAGACTGGTGATCAGGATTGCTGTGGATCATCCTGCCACATTGAGTGCGCACTCAAGCACCGAAAGGCAGGATGCATAGAACTTGGACAATCTATACAGCTTGATGGTAACTACTGCTGTGCTGCATGTGGCAAGGTTATTGGAATACTTGG GTTCTGGAAGAGGCAGCTGGTAGTTGCTAAAGATGCTCGTAGAGTTGATAATCTCTGTTCCCGCATATATCTGAGTCATAGACTTTTGGATGGCACAACACGCTTTAAAGAGTTGCATCAGATCGTAGAGGATGCAAAAGCAAAGTTGGAAAGTGAAGTTGGCCCCCTTGATGGTACGTCATCCAAGATGGCTCGTGGTATTGTAGGCCGGCTGCCTGTTGCCGCTGATGTGCAGAAACTTTGCTCTTTAGCAATTGAAAAAGCTGATGAGTGGCTTATTTCAAACATTCAATCTGAAGCAAAACAAAATG ATACACTCCCATCTGCCTGCAGGTTTAAATTTGAAGATATTACAGCTTCATCTTTGGTGTTGGTTCTCAAGGAAGCTGTTTCCTCGCAGTATCATACTATCAAAGGCTATAAACTCTGGTATTGGAATAGCAGAGAAGCGCCTTACACAGGGGAGCCTGCTGTTTTCCCCAAAGACCAAAGAAGGATTCTTATATCCAATCTGCAGCCCTGCACAGAGTATTCCTTCCGTATTATTTCATTTACTGAGGATGGTGAACTGGGCCATTCTGAATCAAAGATCTTTACCAAGAGTGTGGAAATTATTCATAAGAACACAGAGCACGGAGCAGAAGGTTGCTCATCCTCTGCCAAGAGAGCTGGTAAGAGACAAAATGTTAGGTCATTAGGCTTCCAGGTGCGTCAGCTGGGTAATGTATTCCGAAAAGCACAAACTGAGGAGAATGGGTACCCCAGTGCATTGTGTAAAGATGAGATTGAAGATTCATGTGATCAGAGTGATTCTGTGATACCAGATAAGGACCAGGTTCCACGTGGCGCCTCCCGCAAGCTCGATCTCAATGAGACCTCAGTCCCAGACCTAAATGCAGAGGTAGTCATGCCAACAGAGTGCTGCCAGAATGAGAACGGCTGTAGTTCTGGGAAGAATGCATTCACAAAGTCGAATGGTTGTGGTGACTCTGAAACTTGTGCGGAGGGGCATGTAGGGGATGCACCAGCCATGGAATCCCGGTCTCAGAGTCACAAGCAGGCATCAGATTTGGAGCAGGAGACCTGTGTTGATGACAGCAATTTGGTGGCTCGTGCAGCTAGGCTCTTCGCACCGAAGTTAGGCCAGTTAGATGACAACTATGAGTACTGTGTGAAGATTATACGTTGGTTGGAATGTTCCGGCCTCATTGAGAAGGATTTCAGGATGAAATTTCTAACCTGGTTCAGTCTGCGATCGACAGAGCAGGAGCGGAGAGTTGTTATCACCTTCATCCGCACCCTGATTGATGAACCCAGTAGTTTGGCTGCGCAGCTGTTGGATTCCTTTGAAGAAATTGTTGCCACTAAGAGGCTAAGAACTGGTTTCTGTACTAAGTTGTGGCACTAA